The stretch of DNA CCGGTTACCTCCCACTCGCAAGATTGTCCATTTAAAGTTAGAatgtttttttgctctgtattgGCCGACCcaatataaaaaatgacatcAGGAATCACATGTAAgttctcaaaattttaaaattgtattaGAATATCCGGGGAGTCACATGTTAGAAGCCAATTTTGCAAAGTTAGTTTAGACTGGTCaactcaaaattataaaatgataTTAGAATCTATCCAAAATTCATTGACCACATGCCGCTATCAGGTTATCGAACTATTCTTAAATGTTTTTCATATGATTTTTAACTAAACTACCCATGATTGTTATAACCACAAAATGTGTATTTTTAGTTAAGAGTTATATGAAAAACACTTAAAAATGTACCCaagttttattaaattttcCACAAAAGAATCTATTCCTGCAATGGATCAATCCAATTAGCATGGTATGTACTCTGTGTTATATTATTGAGTCTAATGATTAGAATATTCAGTCAATTAAAGTTAGTCTAATTAAGATTAgagataatttatttaaattaaagcCAACAACTAAAACACAATCTGATTTCATTTCATCCACACAATTTATTAATTGTTCATTACTTACTTGTCAAGTTGCCATGCTAAGgtacatatatttaataaataaatacttcaTGACCTCGTATCAAAATAGACCTTGTAAGCTCAAAATAGTggaaacaataataatatattatccaTCTATCCAGAAGTTCCAactcaactaataaaaaatatcggaattgttaggtcggacgtCATGACCGGGTTTGAACTCCGACTCCTCTACTTATATGTGAGTTTATAACGaatttgtcatttcgtctatctaccaAAGATAAATATATTACTCATTTTGCTATCTatctaattattaattataccCCTAAAGTTGGCTACCACATGGTATGATAGTAACCATGACATTTTCAATCACTTTTCAATACCCAAAAAGCCCTTATGTTTTGTATCTTATAAGACCTACCATCAGCCACCACCGTACATTACACTACAAGTTACCATAACAAAGCTAGTTGTGCTTATATTTTTGGGTTCATAGAGTGTTAGTAATATATAAATAGCTTCAGAAGAATCATATCTCAGAATCATCTCTCAGATAGGATTTGTTCTTGGCATTCTCATCACAGGCATGCAACTGACCCTTTGATATAACTTgaatggttttttttctttttataaagaGCTTAGCGGCGAAACTTGCACATACTAAGTGTTGATAAGTGGAGAATTGCAGGTTCGAACCTGATCTATCCTAGCATATCAAATGTGCATGCAACTTTTTATAGTTGCGAtgttataaagttattttatcatgatgaaatttatatattaattagaaTCTGTTTGAATTTACTTATGTGAGCATATCTACTTGCATAAAATCCATAAATACTTATGAAATCGTTTgagtttatggaaacaacttatgacatgtcatATGCTGTTTTCAGCTTACTTTCAATAATTGTTcaagataacttatgaaaagagcttatagcttacaAAAAGTGTGTACATAagtacttatatgataagcctttatgctataagcatttaattaagttgtgcatccaaacagagccttaattattttaattaagttgGGCATCCATTTCTACTAAAACAGAAACATAATAAAGTGTTCAACTTTCTGGCAGTGTATATATAATCTGCCACTCTAATTTGCAATGTAGTGGCCATGGCTCCTTTTCCATCTCTTGTTAATGTAATTACAAGAACAATATCTTTGAAGAAAGACAAGAGTTATGGAAAAGATGATGATGCAAGAAAAGTTGTGGAAGCAATGGCAAAAGAAGCAAGGGAGAATGAAATGTTAATAAGTTCATCTGGAATTGTTAAATCTAACAAGTCCAACAATTTTTCATGTGTGTTCACTAAGAAGGGTCAAAAAGGATTGAATCAAGACCGCCTTATTGTTTGGGAGGTATGCCAACTTGTTTAGTTTCCAAATTTCAATATCTTATCGATGCATGTCCAACACTGAGACACGTCTAATATGAAGAGTGTCCGTGCTTTATAGTTGCCCATAAACTGTTTTTAACTTACTACCTCTAGTCCTAATTATTGAGGTTACAGACTCTTACCATTGAGCTGACACTGATTTGAAATTTGGCCCGCACAATTAGAATTGTATTAgctttataaatattatttagagtCGGTTTGAAATTCATTTGAGTTTGTTTacgagagcttatggaaatagctCTTGATATTGCCCATAAACTGTTTTTAGCTTACTCTTTgtagtccttattataagaaacagttTTTTTGTTAGGTTCATTACATGATTGATATATCTGACACATGACTTGGATATTTCGCAATATGTTTTTCGGCATAAGTGTGACAAAAACCTTAAAGTTAAAGAGTTTGATTAGAAAaggaaattatatttatatattttactttgtTTATGCTGCTAGGAATTTGGATGTCAAGAAGACATTATTTTCTGTGGAATTTTTGATGGACATGGCCCTTGGGGACACTTTGTAGCTAAAAGAGTCAGAAAAATGTTACCTAGTTTTTTGTTCTGCAATTGGCAAGAAAATCTAGCAGAAAAATCACTTGACATGGATTTTAAGATGGAACCAAACCATAAGTATGATATATGGAAGCAGTCCTACATAAAGACCTTTGCTGCTATTGATCAGGACTTAAAGCAACATACTGGAATTGATTCATTTCAAAGTGGAACCACAGCTTTGACAATTATCAAACAGgttaattatttataatatcTGATATGATATTGTTTGTATCTacaaaatattgatattttgtttatttctaTGCTTCTTAAAATGGTTTGGTAATAAGTAGAATATATGCATCCCTATCCCACATAGGATGTTTCCTGAAAAGGATTACTCACTGTAACTGTGTTAGTCATTATCGATTGTCTGATCAACAAATAAATGGTTGATATTAAAACTGTGTTTAAACTACATTGATCAATCAGAACCGTCTGATTGCTTTTGGAAGAGTGAGATTGCTTACTGCGTGTAACATTCCCTAGTCCTATGTccatttttaatcaaatatgaaAACAATAACTAGTTTTGTATTTCACATTTTGGCCAATTAAATGCATTCTAAGTTGGTTTCCCTAATATTTCAGGGTGAATATCTCATTATAGCAAATGTTGGTGATTCTAGAGCTGTCTTAGCAACCACTTCAGACAATGGCACGTTGACTCATATTCAGCTTACGACCGACTTCAAGCCAAATTTACCAAGTACATATACTCTCTAGTCTGATCTCAAATTAACAACCGAGATTGTTTTAgacatattttattattgtgtAATCTGAACCGTCCAATATCAAACTAATGGCTGTATCTGTGCGGATATTCTTGTAAAAATTTCAGAGGAAGCGGAGCGCATAATGGAATCAAAAGGGAGAGTATTTTGTATGGAAGATGAACCAGGAGTGTATAGGGTATGGATGCCAAATGGTAAGACACCAGGACTAGCAATATCAAGAGCATTTGGTGATTATTGTGTAAAAGATTTTGGATTAATCTCTGTGCCTGATGTCACACAAAGAAAACTCACCACTCTTGATCAATTTGTCATCTTAGCAACTGATGGGGTATGCATCTGatttcctttcaaaaaaaatttggcGTAAATCACGTATCCtctgcgcgcaactgcagagactaatcccttgAGTCTTGTGGGACccatgttagaaataatataaaaccattgatgtggctctatcctaacggcttaagcttttgggataatcggttatttgacaacCCAAATGGGCAATATATGCTATTACAATTTGGATCATGATATTAACATAATTGAAGgattttgatgtaatttcttgTAATTTTTATCTTAGGTATGGGATGTTATTTCCAACCAAGCAGCTATCAAAATTGTTGCTTCAACACCAAATAGAGAAAAAGCAGCTCAAAGGCTAGTGAAGTGTGCTACACATGAATGGAAACGTAAGAGAAAAGGCATTGCAATTGATGATATATCAGCTATTTGTCTCTTCTTTCACTCTGCTCCTTCACATGGAACCACTAAAATTGTTGTATGAGAATGATGCATGGTTCTGCTTCCTTTACTACACAATGTATAAGCTTTTATGTGCTtgtacaataaaaataaaaataaaaataaaaaaacatctCCTAGCTCTAGTCTTAGACTAttctccctccgtcccaaaatataaaagaaaattggtcaaaaaaagttgatgtgtttggttaaaaatttggactaattatacatcaacttttgttgacaattttcccttatattttgggacggagggagtattttacaTGTCACTTTTAGCGAAACTTTTGTTCTCAGGATATATTTTCTGATTTGGATCTTCGGTAAGTTCTTACAATTTTGCACTTAAAAGATGTCTTAATTAATGTATTGAAAGAATGAGATATGTAACTATTTTTGCCTTATTCCTAAATAAATATGAGATTTTTTACGTATCGGGACACTTTTGAAGAATGAACGTAAATGTTTGTATAACAATGTAACTTGTACAAGTTACTTGGCACCACATATTATACCTTTTTGAGCTTATATTCATAAACAGAGGAGAAGGCCATGAAGAACAATGATAAACACCTTGAAGATGGAATCTAAAGTCTAACTCAAATGTAAGATAGAAAATGATGCAATAAGTTAGCATTCATAttgaatcataaaaaataaaaaataaacaacacaaCTCTTGGATCGCTTGAAAAGTTTAAAACGTTGGTCTcaagattgaagatgaagaataaaaatagttttattttcaTACACCACAACCATCTATATACACCTTactttaaaaaatgttaaaataggGTTCTACCctctttttgtaacaaaaaaaaaatgttaaaataaaagtCAAACATTTTTAATGATTGACAGTTATTATTACCAATGTTATATGTGAATTAGTAAATCCATAAAAGTAACCATATTCAAATCACCGACAAAGTTTAAATCTAATTGAACCAATATAGAAAACACAtattaccaatcgttagttgatttattggtgattgacgctgaacttggtagggaggactgcGATTCGATATCCCGCAACTGTGATTggaggggactggaaccacttgatgtcagaaccgacctcccgaatcagattaaatcggtggtgaaaaaaaaatatagaaaacaCATACTTGATACTAAAGGATGTAcctcaaacaagcttataaactagttcaataaactataaactaacttattgGACTTAGCAAACACACCTTTTTGTATTCATGGAGTATATCAACTTAAGTTGTCATcattaaacaacaaaaaaggaGGGTGACAAGTGAGACCGCCGTCTTAGACCTCACATTTATTTAGGCCTCGaatttataagtttattttaattatttgtattaattttagggtcatgttaacatgtgcatcaagggcacatgttaaggtatctaaaaatagaaatatgcatttaataacataaaaaaatttaatttttaaaaagtataatgtacaagttacaagagaatattactacatttgtattcttaacatgtgcccttggtgcacatggtaacattttccttaattttatTAGGAGAAATTACGCTCACTTCTCCGTAAGTCCATTCAAACGTCACTAGCACGGACACAAATGTAGTAAATGATATTATAAGAAAGAATCCgtggtttaatttatttttttataagtaaatgatATTATAAGAAAGAATAAGGGATACTCAAACTCTTACAACAAAGAACAAATAATTCAAGAGTTATGGATGCAAGACAACGGATCTAAACACTAACTAGGGAAAGGAATACAAGCGCGGGAGAACCATAACCAAAAGTAAGCTTAATTTTCTCCAAAAGCACCGACGCATCCGGAATGTCACCGTTGAAAATAACATCGTTTCGGACTTTCCATAAATTACAAGTGGTGGTCAACCAAACCAAGTGACGAATACGCTCTTTATCTTTAACATTGAACAAATTGCCAAAGGCCATAAAATGATCGATTCCTGCTGCTCCCAAGGGAAGGGATTTTCGAAGCCAAGAGAAAACTTTGTTCCAAACTCCGTTACTAAAATGGCACGAGAAAAAAAGGTGTGCACTATCCTCAATGTGcttgaaacaaaaaacacatgGCAGATCATGGGGATTTAATAATATACCTCTGCAATGAAGAGCGGCCCTTGTTGGTAGTTTGTTTAAAATTAACCTCCACCCGGAAAAACTAATTTTAGATGGTACATCCGTTCTCCATAACCGTTGTATAGAATCTAACACATTGCTATCCAAAATCACAACCTGCATTTGGTCTAGTGCGGACGACTGATATGTGAAGCAGCTGGAAAAAATGCGCGGGCGGAAGTCGCTCGCTTAGacagtaaagtcgccaccgaacttttatttattcccaaaggaaaaggaaaatatcgataaaacctcGAAAGAATGGAAAAATGGTCGTCGCAACCATTTCCGGGTTCGGGAGTCAATTATgtgaggggaaggtattagcacccctcacatccgttgtactcaacgggaaccttctaGTTAACTTTAGGGTTAAAagagtgttttaatttatttgtttgctTTTATTAATTATCAGAATTATTTACAAGTGGgggaaaaattagttttttattaatgggctcgacaagatgttgaatcctgctcctacgtattccctaGTGCGATTGGAAACTCAAAGCCCCGTAGTTCTGGGTAGAAAATGATTGTTggttggttgattttatttatgaaaaaatgttgGCCGCGCTTGGgcgaaaaatatttgtttgattttaagaCGGACTCGCACTTGAGCGATGGTACCcgttttgaaaaaaataataattagaagTGCGCGTACGAGCGCGAAAAGTGAGTAAAGTTTGGTGAgttgaaattgattttatttgtgGAAGACGAACAACTAGTCGACAAATCGTTTCGCTACGCCTCCGATCGCTCGAGAGACAAGCGGATGTAAATTCGCCCATTCCCTTTTCAATCCAaggttttttactatttttatggaATACGAACAACCAGTCGACAAAGCGTTTCGCTAAGCCTCCGATCATTTGAGAAACAAACGGATGTACATCCGGCCATCGCCTTTTAATTcgaattttattgtttttctttgatgtaaatttaaaattgatgttttgtattttttatgttttttggcatTTTTATATCTTctgaattaaataaaatgaagctaaaataaatgaattagtatataaaaaaatcGCAGGGGAGGTGCAGAAAGCAAGCAGAAGTTGTGCAAATAGCCGGATAAAGGACACAGGCCTAACTCAGAGGGCCCAAAGGCACTGGCTGCCCAAACAAAAAATAGGGGAATGATCTCTGTCGTCGGATGGATCAGACGGTATTAATGAGATGAGGCTGAGGAGTGCTTCTGGTCGTTTGATATAAAACAATGGCCAGCGATGAGTGTGCTGCGGTGGGCATGCGTGTGCTGGATCGGATcactataaataaacaaaacccACCGATCTTCCTCATTTTCTCAATTCTTTCTCTCTCCCCTTTCACTTTTCTCTCTCTCGGTCTCTCACCTCTCTCTTGGCTCTCTTGTGTTCTTGATATTCAAGAACAAGAGATGATATCTCTTCCATTGGGTTGTCGCCATGGGTTCTAGATTCCGGCGCGGTGGCCACCGGACCGGTACGGCACCGCCGCCGCAGGAAACaacctctttgttttttttatatatatattttgtttggcCGATTcccccttctttttttttaacccaaAAACTCAAACCTTAACCCGAAACACTCCTGTATGTTCGATTTACACTTTTTCTCACCACGAATCCAATCCATAATCAAACAAAAGCATCCAAGTCAGGGAAGAGCACCTTAACATGACTTGCACAAATAAATTAGGGCTTTTCTCTTTAAGTTAAACACAAGAAAAGTGTAAGTACCACAAGTCATAgaatagttttaattttaattaaaccaTGACAAACTTTAAGTTCTTGATTAATTGGAATTTTCTCAAATGCCTAGCTACTGACTATTGTGAAAGCCATGGTTTCAACCATGAAAATCCATCTAACTACCCTTAACACACTAGTTTCATAATAGCTACTATAAGACTTCCATTAGGAGTTAACTAAAtcataaatatgaaaaagaCATAAAACCATTCTTCAAGCTCTAAGAGCTTGACCTGCTATGGAGAAGAAAAGAAGTTCTAGTTACCTTAGGAGAGGAAGCTCATCACAACTCCTAGCTTTCAAACAAGCTTCGAAAGGATGAAAATGGTGGAGAGATGAATTTTGAGTGAGTGTATAGTGATGGTGGAGTGTGTGGTTCGGCCATGGAAGAAAGATGAGTGAGTTTCCAATTTATCCTAAACCTTCTACTTAATAGCTAAGCTAAGGATCATGGCCATTGTTCAGAATTCagaacaacaaattaaattctaataatcataataaagGCATAAAAATCAACCATAAAGAGGAACCTTGTTAAGTGTTAACCATCAAACACAAAGATAAATTATGTttcaaatacataaaaattgagaTGAAATCAAGTCACCCTTTTCAAAGTAGTCTTCTTGCTAAGCAATTCTGGCACAACAGAGGCCACGACTGTATGAACCAGCAAATCAGTAGGTTCTTGATCATCCATTGTCTTCTCCCGGAACTTCAATGTAGAAAGTCAGGCAAACAAACGCATTAGCATCAAAATGAACATTATTAAAACTGTAAATCAAAGTCATACACAGTTTCATAAAGCTCAAAATATCATCATCCTACAACCCATCAACAAAGTTCTCATTTTTCATATAATTCGCAGTGTCCCATAAAGTCATATCCATGttcacataatccattttcaatTTATGCTCTCTCCAGAGATCATCACATCtcagaatataaaaaataaaacatatgttGTGAGCTAAAATATACTTAACACAAACCAATTACGGCGACAGTTTATGCTGACACCACAATGCTTCAAACACCAATTCTGGCCC from Trifolium pratense cultivar HEN17-A07 linkage group LG5, ARS_RC_1.1, whole genome shotgun sequence encodes:
- the LOC123883722 gene encoding probable protein phosphatase 2C 73, with the protein product MAPFPSLVNVITRTISLKKDKSYGKDDDARKVVEAMAKEARENEMLISSSGIVKSNKSNNFSCVFTKKGQKGLNQDRLIVWEEFGCQEDIIFCGIFDGHGPWGHFVAKRVRKMLPSFLFCNWQENLAEKSLDMDFKMEPNHKYDIWKQSYIKTFAAIDQDLKQHTGIDSFQSGTTALTIIKQGEYLIIANVGDSRAVLATTSDNGTLTHIQLTTDFKPNLPKEAERIMESKGRVFCMEDEPGVYRVWMPNGKTPGLAISRAFGDYCVKDFGLISVPDVTQRKLTTLDQFVILATDGVWDVISNQAAIKIVASTPNREKAAQRLVKCATHEWKRKRKGIAIDDISAICLFFHSAPSHGTTKIVV